One Streptomyces drozdowiczii DNA segment encodes these proteins:
- a CDS encoding endonuclease/exonuclease/phosphatase family protein: protein MVQAYRADTGNGVGPQRSGSRFRDLRDRLARTLRDPGVWRRGIVLACWAVLLTLVMAFHSRIPNTIGNLGSLTETFLPWIGVLIPLLLVLGLVRRSATAVVALVLPVVVWLNMFGGLFADKSGSGGDLTVATHNVNADNPDPAATADQVAGSGADVVALQELPAGKVAAYEKALEGRFRYHSVQGTVGLWSKYPLSDTRPVDLKMGWVRAMRTTVATPEGPLAVYVAHLPSVRVKLHAGFTANQRDQSADALGKAISREPLARVALLGDLNGTMNDRALKAVTSQMRSTQGAAGDGFGFSWPAKFPMARIDQIMVKGVEPMSSWTLPATGSDHLPIAARVKL, encoded by the coding sequence ATGGTGCAGGCGTACAGGGCGGACACCGGGAACGGCGTGGGACCGCAGCGCTCCGGCTCCCGCTTCCGGGACCTGCGCGACAGACTGGCCCGGACCCTCCGGGACCCCGGGGTCTGGCGGCGCGGGATCGTCCTGGCCTGCTGGGCGGTCCTGCTGACGCTCGTGATGGCCTTCCACTCCCGGATCCCCAACACCATCGGCAACCTGGGCAGCCTCACGGAGACGTTCCTGCCCTGGATCGGCGTGCTCATCCCGCTGCTGCTGGTCCTCGGCCTGGTGCGCCGCTCGGCGACCGCGGTGGTGGCGCTGGTGCTGCCGGTGGTGGTCTGGCTCAACATGTTCGGCGGCCTGTTCGCGGACAAGTCCGGCAGCGGCGGCGACCTGACCGTCGCCACGCACAACGTCAACGCGGACAACCCCGACCCGGCCGCCACCGCCGACCAGGTCGCGGGTTCCGGCGCGGACGTCGTCGCCCTCCAGGAGCTGCCCGCCGGCAAGGTGGCGGCGTACGAGAAGGCGCTCGAAGGGCGCTTCCGGTACCACTCGGTGCAGGGCACCGTGGGCCTCTGGAGCAAGTACCCGCTGAGCGACACCCGGCCGGTGGACCTCAAGATGGGCTGGGTCCGCGCGATGCGGACCACCGTCGCGACGCCCGAGGGGCCCCTCGCGGTCTACGTGGCGCACCTGCCGTCCGTACGCGTCAAGCTCCACGCCGGCTTCACCGCCAACCAGCGCGACCAGAGCGCCGACGCCCTCGGCAAGGCCATCTCCCGCGAACCGCTCGCCCGCGTCGCCCTGCTCGGCGACCTCAACGGCACGATGAACGACCGCGCGCTCAAGGCGGTCACCTCGCAGATGCGCTCCACGCAGGGCGCGGCCGGCGACGGCTTCGGGTTCAGCTGGCCCGCGAAGTTCCCGATGGCCCGGATCGACCAGATCATGGTCAAGGGCGTCGAGCCGATGTCCTCCTGGACGCTCCCCGCCACCGGCAGCGACCACCTCCCGATCGCCGCCCGCGTCAAACTCTGA
- a CDS encoding MFS transporter: MPLALLALAVSAFGIGTTEFVMMGLLPDVADDLGTSVPTAGYLVSAYAIGVVIGAPLLTAVGSRVPRKRMLLLLMALFTVGNLASALAPGFGWLIAGRLLAGLPHGAFFGVGAVVASRLVPEGRRARAVATMFLGLTVANIVGVPAATLLGQHLGWRATFLVVAAIGVCAMAALARLVPQIPVEARQNVRHELRALGNRQVLLGLLTAVFGFAGVFAVYSYLSAMTTKAMGFGESAVTPVLALFGIGMTLGALAAGPLTDRALRPTLYGSLGALAVVLAVFPLAAHIKWAALVMVVLLGAVGFMTTTPLQMLVMNKAKDAPTLASASNHSAFNLANAGGAWLGGAAIAAGWGWTSPAVVGAALALAGLAIAATAGALDHERGTSKVVASQNPARPALEDKTSATTDRT, translated from the coding sequence ATGCCCCTGGCCCTGCTCGCGCTGGCCGTGAGCGCCTTCGGCATCGGCACCACCGAGTTCGTGATGATGGGCCTGCTGCCCGATGTCGCGGACGACCTCGGCACCTCCGTCCCCACCGCGGGCTACCTCGTGTCGGCGTACGCGATCGGTGTGGTGATCGGCGCCCCGCTGCTGACCGCCGTCGGCTCCCGCGTCCCGCGCAAGCGGATGCTCCTGCTCCTGATGGCCCTCTTCACCGTCGGCAACCTCGCCTCCGCGCTCGCCCCGGGCTTCGGCTGGCTGATCGCGGGCCGGCTCCTGGCCGGGCTGCCGCACGGCGCCTTCTTCGGCGTCGGGGCCGTCGTCGCCTCCCGCCTCGTGCCCGAGGGGCGCCGGGCGCGGGCCGTCGCGACGATGTTCCTCGGCCTGACGGTCGCCAACATCGTCGGCGTACCGGCGGCCACCCTGCTCGGCCAGCACCTCGGCTGGCGGGCCACCTTCCTGGTCGTCGCGGCCATCGGCGTCTGCGCGATGGCGGCCCTCGCCCGGCTCGTCCCGCAGATCCCCGTGGAGGCCCGGCAGAACGTGCGCCACGAGCTGCGGGCGCTCGGCAACCGGCAGGTCCTGCTCGGCCTCCTCACCGCGGTCTTCGGCTTCGCCGGCGTGTTCGCGGTCTACTCCTACCTTTCCGCGATGACCACGAAGGCCATGGGCTTCGGCGAATCCGCCGTGACGCCGGTGCTCGCGCTCTTCGGCATCGGCATGACCCTGGGCGCCCTGGCCGCCGGCCCGCTCACGGACCGGGCCCTGCGCCCGACGCTGTACGGCTCCCTGGGCGCCCTCGCCGTGGTCCTGGCGGTCTTCCCGCTGGCGGCGCACATCAAGTGGGCGGCGCTGGTGATGGTGGTGCTGCTGGGCGCGGTCGGCTTCATGACGACCACGCCGCTCCAGATGCTGGTCATGAACAAGGCCAAGGACGCCCCCACCCTGGCCTCCGCCTCCAACCACTCCGCCTTCAACCTGGCCAACGCGGGCGGCGCGTGGCTCGGCGGCGCGGCGATCGCGGCGGGCTGGGGCTGGACGTCCCCCGCCGTAGTGGGCGCGGCCCTGGCCCTGGCGGGCCTGGCGATCGCGGCGACGGCGGGAGCGCTGGACCACGAGCGCGGCACGTCGAAGGTGGTGGCGAGCCAGAACCCAGCCCGTCCGGCGCTTGAGGACAAGACCTCGGCCACGACGGACCGCACCTGA